A stretch of Elusimicrobiota bacterium DNA encodes these proteins:
- a CDS encoding type II toxin-antitoxin system Phd/YefM family antitoxin — protein sequence MNKESMEFIIRGGKPVAVILGIKDYLHLLEQIEDSEDIQEVARLKKKKLRFRSFDDYLAKRKS from the coding sequence ATGAATAAAGAATCGATGGAATTTATCATTCGCGGTGGAAAACCGGTGGCCGTGATTCTTGGAATCAAAGATTATCTTCATTTGCTTGAACAAATTGAAGATTCCGAGGACATTCAAGAAGTCGCGCGACTCAAAAAGAAAAAATTACGCTTTAGAAGCTTCGACGATTATCTCGCCAAAAGAAAATC
- a CDS encoding glucose 1-dehydrogenase, translating into MRLKNKVCLITGAASGMGKVACRIFAKEGANIIALDLNDKAGAEVAAEIKSSGGQAVYEHCDVAKAQDVERAIKAGVKAFGKLDVLYNNAGIFLEKDHSVTDTDPEIWDQTQDVNLKGIYLICKYGIPHLLENKGGSIVNVASFVALVGCSVPQDAYTASKGGVIALTKSLAVQFGPKGIRSNAICPGPIETPLLMEWLFKEPAEKAKRLNRIPMGRFGKPEDIVHAALYLASDESTWTNGAAITIDGGITSNYF; encoded by the coding sequence ATGCGTCTTAAAAATAAAGTCTGCTTAATCACCGGCGCAGCTTCGGGTATGGGCAAAGTCGCCTGCCGCATCTTCGCCAAAGAAGGCGCCAACATCATCGCCTTAGACCTCAATGATAAGGCCGGGGCCGAGGTGGCGGCTGAAATCAAATCAAGCGGCGGGCAGGCGGTTTATGAGCATTGCGACGTGGCTAAAGCCCAGGATGTGGAACGCGCGATCAAAGCCGGGGTCAAAGCCTTCGGCAAACTCGACGTTCTCTACAACAACGCCGGCATTTTCCTGGAAAAAGATCATTCAGTGACGGATACCGATCCTGAGATTTGGGATCAAACTCAGGATGTCAACTTAAAAGGCATTTACCTGATATGCAAATACGGAATCCCTCATCTCTTGGAGAATAAAGGCGGCTCCATCGTCAATGTCGCCTCATTTGTGGCTTTAGTGGGCTGCTCCGTGCCCCAGGATGCTTATACCGCCAGCAAAGGCGGGGTGATTGCCCTGACCAAATCCTTAGCCGTGCAATTCGGGCCCAAAGGCATTCGAAGCAACGCCATTTGCCCGGGCCCCATTGAAACGCCTCTCTTGATGGAATGGCTATTTAAAGAACCGGCGGAAAAAGCCAAACGCTTGAACCGCATCCCCATGGGCCGCTTCGGCAAGCCCGAAGACATTGTGCACGCGGCCCTCTACTTAGCCTCCGACGAATCGACATGGACCAACGGCGCCGCCATCACCATCGACGGCGGCATCACGTCGAATTATTTTTAG